One Candidatus Korarchaeum sp. genomic region harbors:
- the csa3 gene encoding CRISPR-associated CARF protein Csa3 — protein sequence MRKVLIATLGFEERFCYRAILRHGMREGDKIILLTGDLTDKVERAYEWVDKFIKSSYGDSVEVRLIKLNLNEVLESAKRISELLDSFEGSDVIVNLSGGMRVLVAYTLLACLMRVRRNLVVEIEREDLSGVVSLDHRLLKLVKEGVKEEHLSLLELVRRGLRDVRSLARELGKDESTVRRYVSDLEELGLIRVKRRKPLAFEPSELSDLFSASEGLT from the coding sequence ATGCGAAAAGTCCTCATAGCCACCCTGGGCTTCGAGGAGAGGTTCTGCTACAGGGCCATCCTGAGGCACGGAATGAGGGAGGGGGACAAGATAATCCTCCTGACAGGTGACCTCACAGATAAAGTTGAGAGGGCATACGAATGGGTTGATAAGTTCATCAAGAGCTCTTACGGGGACTCCGTTGAGGTCAGGCTGATCAAACTTAATCTGAACGAAGTTCTGGAATCGGCGAAGAGAATCTCGGAGCTGTTGGACTCTTTTGAGGGATCGGACGTGATAGTGAACCTGAGCGGTGGGATGAGGGTCCTAGTGGCTTACACGCTCTTAGCATGCCTGATGAGGGTCAGGAGGAACCTGGTGGTGGAGATAGAGAGGGAGGACCTCTCGGGCGTGGTGAGCTTGGATCACAGGTTGCTCAAGCTCGTCAAGGAGGGCGTCAAGGAGGAGCACCTCAGCCTGCTCGAGCTGGTGAGGAGGGGCCTCAGGGACGTCAGGTCCCTAGCGCGTGAGCTAGGCAAGGACGAGAGCACCGTGAGGAGGTACGTCTCGGACCTCGAGGAGCTGGGCTTGATAAGGGTCAAGAGGAGGAAGCCCCTCGCTTTCGAACCGTCGGAGCTATCTGACCTCTTCTCAGCTTCTGAAGGACTCACCTGA
- the cas4 gene encoding CRISPR-associated protein Cas4: MISVRELEEYFFCPMVFYFRNALGMNTERGLWSDLGKEVQREVSERVREMFEILGEEVELRSERIGLIGKVDFVVRSWRGLAPLEVKYSRRARVWWRYTLVAYAMLLEESFSRPVREAYLYLVGGRLIRLSVRDQDRRTVLRALGECREIMEGKVPRLYESKSCANCDFRDMCVR; encoded by the coding sequence CTGATATCGGTTAGAGAGCTGGAGGAGTACTTCTTCTGCCCAATGGTCTTCTACTTCAGGAACGCTCTCGGTATGAACACGGAGAGGGGACTATGGTCCGATCTAGGCAAGGAAGTTCAGAGGGAGGTCTCCGAGAGGGTGAGGGAGATGTTCGAGATCTTGGGGGAGGAGGTCGAGCTCAGGAGCGAGAGGATTGGGTTGATTGGGAAGGTGGACTTCGTGGTCAGATCTTGGAGGGGTTTAGCTCCCCTGGAGGTGAAGTACAGCCGCAGGGCCAGGGTTTGGTGGAGGTACACGCTTGTCGCTTATGCCATGCTCTTGGAGGAGAGCTTCTCCAGGCCCGTGAGGGAGGCCTACCTCTACCTGGTCGGTGGGAGGTTGATTAGGCTCAGCGTGAGGGACCAGGACAGGAGGACGGTGCTGAGGGCGTTGGGTGAGTGCAGGGAGATAATGGAAGGGAAGGTACCAAGGCTCTACGAATCCAAGAGCTGCGCTAATTGTGACTTCAGGGACATGTGCGTCAGGTGA
- the cas1 gene encoding CRISPR-associated endonuclease Cas1 — translation MQLTEYGHLIVDELGGSLRKRRGRILISTRSGKREIPIKSVRDVIVMGKVALTTDLLIALAESGVDLLIATPTGRPVARLSAARAGGTARNRYEQYESMRDRRGILIAKSIIVGKIRNQASNMRYYSKARRMDRDLSLMFYEAAERMKAEMEALDGMEFPEGSLDEARKTMLSVESRVADLYWSMMRFELGRWGFEGREKREASDPPNVCLNVAYNLLSSMVWKNVIRFGLDPFLGYVHVERPGRLSLVFDLMEPMRPMVDRFVVSFLRSYKGELRGGYSSEMIASLKERFFSDFAEDRVEYKGRNLRMESLIFFYVQEVVSALREGRAPTTPYIPW, via the coding sequence ATGCAGCTCACTGAGTACGGCCACCTCATCGTGGACGAACTCGGTGGGTCGCTGAGGAAGAGGAGGGGTAGGATACTAATCTCAACTCGGAGCGGTAAGAGGGAGATCCCGATCAAGTCCGTCAGGGACGTGATAGTGATGGGCAAGGTAGCGCTGACGACGGATCTCCTCATAGCCCTAGCGGAGTCCGGCGTCGATCTCCTCATAGCCACCCCCACCGGAAGGCCCGTAGCGAGGCTCTCGGCCGCTAGAGCAGGTGGAACCGCGAGGAACAGGTATGAGCAGTACGAGTCGATGAGGGATAGGAGGGGCATCCTGATAGCGAAGTCCATCATAGTGGGGAAGATCAGGAACCAGGCGTCAAACATGAGGTACTACTCGAAGGCCAGGAGGATGGATAGGGACCTATCCTTGATGTTCTATGAGGCGGCTGAGAGGATGAAGGCTGAGATGGAAGCTCTCGACGGCATGGAATTCCCTGAGGGAAGCTTGGATGAGGCCAGGAAGACCATGCTGAGTGTGGAGAGTAGGGTCGCTGACCTCTACTGGAGTATGATGAGGTTCGAGCTCGGGAGGTGGGGATTTGAGGGAAGAGAGAAGAGAGAGGCCTCGGATCCCCCTAACGTCTGCCTCAACGTGGCCTATAACCTCCTATCCTCGATGGTGTGGAAGAACGTGATCAGGTTTGGGTTAGACCCCTTTCTAGGCTATGTGCACGTGGAGAGGCCTGGAAGGCTCTCGTTAGTGTTCGACCTCATGGAGCCGATGAGACCCATGGTGGATAGGTTCGTCGTCTCCTTCCTCAGGAGCTACAAGGGGGAGCTTAGAGGGGGTTACTCGAGCGAGATGATAGCATCCCTCAAGGAGAGGTTCTTCTCGGACTTCGCTGAGGACAGGGTCGAGTACAAGGGGAGGAACCTGAGAATGGAGAGCCTTATCTTCTTCTACGTTCAGGAGGTGGTCTCCGCCCTGAGGGAGGGGAGGGCTCCCACCACCCCTTACATCCCCTGGTGA
- the cas2 gene encoding CRISPR-associated endonuclease Cas2 codes for MKTLVVYDISDDALRNRVAELLKDLGLARIQRSAFIGELSDQERRDLEVRMVRLGLGERDRVDIFPICERDLKVHSSVTRREVRRGVPKPDIG; via the coding sequence ATGAAGACGCTCGTGGTCTACGACATATCCGATGACGCGCTGAGGAACAGGGTGGCCGAGCTGCTCAAGGACCTGGGGCTCGCGAGGATACAGAGGAGCGCCTTCATAGGGGAGCTGAGTGATCAGGAGAGGAGGGATCTCGAGGTGAGGATGGTGAGGCTCGGGCTCGGGGAGAGGGATAGGGTGGACATATTCCCGATATGCGAGAGGGACCTGAAGGTGCACTCGAGCGTCACGCGTAGGGAGGTGAGGAGAGGCGTCCCGAAGCCTGATATCGGTTAG
- the cas4a gene encoding type I-A CRISPR-associated protein Cas4/Csa1, giving the protein MYYIDPLEVRKLTRDLLPSSREHPVDERLRGWNWFQSPLSPYSSELALGVWEISSAVCPTRRDAWIRRKVLRKSIPTTPTLAKGIVIHRVVSSIFLLAKKLAYLGRYELRDELLREAGRIIDSEIASMKAYARSLEEERLGEFCHRIAKWEATRIESKLWEIKAKYPFLNEESLVQLSFPFSTELVLDGSLLGLSKYLRVDAAWMFGGIIFDIKTGWREEWHRVQVAGYALAFESFFERPIDIGCVVYVDEAAGSLRVDRDFFTISDGLRASFLERRDELQMMLMRDEEPKVAQRCPANCLLREYCQ; this is encoded by the coding sequence ATGTACTACATAGATCCCCTCGAGGTGAGGAAGCTCACGAGGGACCTGCTCCCGAGCTCGAGGGAGCATCCCGTGGATGAGAGGCTGAGAGGGTGGAACTGGTTCCAGAGCCCCCTTAGCCCCTACTCGAGCGAGCTAGCCCTAGGGGTTTGGGAGATATCCTCGGCCGTTTGTCCAACTAGGAGGGACGCCTGGATAAGGAGGAAGGTCCTGAGGAAGTCCATTCCGACCACCCCGACGTTAGCTAAGGGTATAGTCATACATAGGGTGGTGTCCTCCATCTTCCTGCTCGCCAAGAAGCTCGCTTACCTCGGGAGGTATGAGTTGAGGGATGAGCTCCTGAGGGAGGCGGGGAGGATAATAGATAGCGAGATAGCTTCGATGAAGGCTTATGCGCGGTCTTTGGAGGAGGAAAGACTGGGGGAGTTCTGCCATAGAATAGCTAAGTGGGAGGCTACGAGGATAGAGAGCAAGCTCTGGGAGATAAAAGCTAAATACCCATTTCTCAACGAGGAGAGCCTAGTTCAGCTCTCCTTCCCGTTCTCCACGGAGCTCGTGTTGGACGGTAGCCTGCTCGGGCTCAGTAAGTACCTCAGGGTCGATGCCGCCTGGATGTTCGGTGGCATAATATTCGATATCAAGACGGGCTGGAGGGAGGAGTGGCACAGGGTTCAGGTGGCTGGCTACGCGCTGGCCTTCGAGAGCTTCTTCGAGAGGCCCATCGACATAGGATGCGTCGTCTACGTCGATGAGGCCGCTGGCAGCCTGAGGGTGGACAGGGACTTCTTCACGATATCAGATGGCCTGAGGGCATCGTTCCTGGAGAGGAGGGACGAGCTTCAGATGATGCTGATGAGGGATGAGGAGCCTAAGGTTGCGCAGAGGTGCCCCGCTAACTGCCTGCTGAGGGAGTACTGTCAATGA